From a single Cupriavidus taiwanensis LMG 19424 genomic region:
- a CDS encoding 2-oxoglutarate dehydrogenase E1 component, whose product MMQQYQSNSYLFGGNAPYVEELYEAYLQNPASVPDNWRAYFDAMQNVPAVDGSNGRDIPHAPIVASFAERAKQGPIRTIVASADSDMGRKRVAATQLIAAYRNIGSHWADLDPLKRQERPPLPDLDPAFYGFSEADLDIVFNASNTYFGKESMSLRELLNNLRETYCGTIGFEFMYVSDQAQKRWWQERLETTRSKPVFTLEKKKHILDRLTAAEGLERFLHTKYVGQKRFSLEGGESFIAAMDELIQHAGSKGVQEIVIGMAHRGRLNVLVNTLGKMPADLFAEFEGKHVDDLPAGDVKYHKGFSSDVSTEGGPIHLSLAFNPSHLEIVNPVVEGSAKARQERRGAVGNMEVLPVQVHGDAAFAGQGVVMETLNLAQTRGYGTGGTMHIVINNQIGFTTSDPRDARSTLYCTDVVKMIEAPVLHVNGDDPEAVVYAMQLAVDFRMEFKKDVVVDIICFRKLGHNEQDTPAVTQPLMYKKIAQHPGTRKLYADKLAAQNLVPADFGDEKVKEYRAAMDAGKHTADPVLSNFKNKFAVDWMPFLNRKWTDAADTAVPVTELKRLAERITAIPEHLKLHPLVEKVVKDRANMGRGDQPLDWGMGEHLAFASLVASGYPVRITGQDAGRGTFTHRHAVLHDQNRERWDAGSYVPLQNVSENQAPFTVIDSVLSEEAVLGFEYGYSTAEPNALVIWEAQFGDFVNGAQVVIDQFISSGEVKWGRASGLTLMLPHGYEGQGPEHSSARIERFLQLCADHNMQVCQPTTPAQIFHLLRRQMIRLFRKPLVIMTPKSLLRNKDAVSPLSDLAKGHFETVIGDHEELNAGKVKRVIMCSGKVYYDLVNTRKEREANDTAIIRLEQLYPFPHKALAAELKKYPNANEILWCQDEPQNQGAWFFVQHYIMENMTDGQKLGYAGRPASASPAVGYYAKHNEQQKALLDAAFAKLKGFVLTK is encoded by the coding sequence ATGATGCAGCAGTACCAGAGCAATTCGTACCTCTTCGGCGGCAACGCCCCCTATGTCGAAGAACTGTACGAAGCCTACCTCCAGAACCCCGCCTCGGTTCCCGATAATTGGCGCGCGTACTTCGACGCCATGCAGAACGTTCCCGCCGTCGACGGCTCGAACGGCCGGGATATCCCCCACGCTCCCATCGTTGCCTCGTTCGCCGAGCGCGCCAAGCAAGGTCCCATCCGCACCATCGTTGCATCGGCCGATTCCGACATGGGCCGCAAGCGCGTCGCTGCCACGCAGCTGATCGCCGCCTACCGCAACATCGGTTCGCACTGGGCCGACCTGGACCCGCTCAAGCGCCAGGAGCGTCCGCCCCTGCCGGATCTGGACCCCGCCTTCTACGGTTTTTCCGAAGCCGATCTCGATATCGTCTTCAACGCCAGCAATACCTACTTCGGCAAGGAGTCGATGAGCCTGCGCGAGCTGCTCAACAACCTGCGCGAAACGTACTGCGGCACCATCGGCTTCGAATTCATGTACGTGAGCGACCAGGCGCAGAAGCGCTGGTGGCAGGAGCGCCTGGAAACCACGCGTTCCAAGCCGGTGTTCACGCTGGAAAAGAAGAAGCACATCCTTGACCGCCTGACCGCGGCCGAAGGCCTCGAGCGCTTCCTGCACACCAAGTATGTCGGCCAGAAGCGCTTCTCGCTGGAAGGCGGCGAGAGCTTTATCGCAGCCATGGACGAGCTGATCCAGCACGCCGGCAGCAAGGGCGTGCAGGAAATCGTCATCGGCATGGCCCACCGCGGCCGCCTGAACGTGCTGGTCAACACCCTGGGCAAGATGCCCGCCGACCTGTTCGCCGAGTTCGAAGGCAAGCACGTCGACGACCTGCCGGCCGGTGACGTCAAGTACCACAAGGGCTTCTCGAGCGACGTCTCGACCGAGGGCGGCCCGATCCACCTGTCGCTGGCATTCAACCCGTCGCACCTGGAAATCGTCAACCCGGTGGTCGAGGGCTCGGCCAAGGCCCGCCAGGAACGCCGCGGCGCCGTCGGCAACATGGAAGTGCTGCCGGTGCAAGTGCACGGCGATGCCGCCTTTGCCGGCCAGGGCGTGGTCATGGAGACGCTGAACCTCGCGCAGACCCGCGGCTACGGCACGGGCGGCACGATGCACATCGTCATCAACAACCAGATCGGCTTCACCACCTCCGACCCGCGCGACGCCCGTTCGACGCTGTACTGCACGGACGTGGTCAAGATGATCGAGGCCCCGGTGCTGCACGTGAACGGCGACGATCCCGAAGCCGTGGTGTACGCCATGCAGCTGGCGGTGGACTTCCGCATGGAGTTCAAGAAGGATGTCGTGGTCGACATCATCTGCTTCCGCAAGCTGGGTCACAACGAGCAGGACACGCCCGCGGTCACGCAGCCGCTGATGTACAAGAAGATCGCCCAGCACCCCGGCACGCGCAAGCTGTACGCCGACAAGCTGGCCGCGCAGAACCTGGTCCCGGCCGATTTCGGCGACGAGAAGGTCAAGGAATACCGCGCCGCGATGGACGCCGGCAAGCACACCGCCGATCCCGTCCTGTCGAACTTCAAGAACAAGTTCGCCGTGGACTGGATGCCGTTCCTGAACCGCAAGTGGACCGACGCCGCCGACACCGCCGTGCCGGTGACCGAGCTCAAGCGCCTGGCCGAACGCATCACCGCCATCCCGGAACACCTGAAGCTGCACCCGCTGGTCGAGAAGGTGGTCAAGGACCGCGCCAACATGGGCCGCGGCGACCAGCCGCTGGACTGGGGCATGGGTGAGCACCTGGCCTTCGCCTCGCTGGTGGCATCGGGCTATCCGGTGCGCATCACCGGCCAGGACGCCGGCCGCGGCACCTTCACCCACCGCCACGCCGTGCTGCACGACCAGAACCGCGAGCGCTGGGATGCCGGCAGCTATGTGCCGCTGCAGAACGTCTCGGAAAACCAGGCACCGTTCACGGTGATCGACTCGGTGCTGTCCGAAGAAGCCGTGCTCGGCTTCGAATACGGCTACTCGACCGCCGAACCGAATGCGCTGGTGATCTGGGAAGCCCAGTTCGGCGACTTCGTCAACGGCGCCCAGGTGGTGATCGACCAGTTCATCTCGTCGGGCGAAGTGAAGTGGGGCCGTGCCTCGGGCCTGACGCTGATGCTGCCGCACGGCTACGAAGGCCAGGGCCCGGAACACAGCTCGGCCCGTATCGAGCGCTTCCTGCAGCTGTGCGCGGACCACAATATGCAGGTCTGCCAGCCGACCACGCCGGCCCAGATCTTCCACCTGCTGCGCCGCCAGATGATCCGCCTGTTCCGCAAGCCGCTGGTGATCATGACGCCGAAGTCGCTGCTGCGTAACAAGGATGCGGTGTCGCCGCTGTCCGACCTGGCCAAGGGCCACTTCGAGACCGTCATCGGCGACCACGAAGAACTGAACGCCGGCAAGGTCAAGCGCGTCATCATGTGCTCGGGCAAGGTCTACTACGACCTGGTCAACACGCGCAAGGAACGCGAAGCCAACGACACCGCCATCATCCGCCTGGAACAGCTGTACCCGTTCCCGCACAAGGCGCTGGCCGCGGAACTGAAGAAGTACCCGAACGCCAACGAAATCCTGTGGTGCCAGGACGAGCCGCAGAACCAGGGCGCCTGGTTCTTCGTCCAGCACTACATCATGGAAAACATGACGGACGGCCAGAAGCTCGGTTATGCCGGTCGCCCCGCTTCGGCTTCGCCGGCGGTGGGCTACTACGCAAAGCACAACGAGCAACAGAAGGCGCTGCTGGACGCGGCCTTCGCCAAGCTCAAGGGCTTTGTTCTGACCAAGTAA
- the ugpE gene encoding sn-glycerol-3-phosphate ABC transporter permease UgpE — translation MVERRPFLDFLTHAVLILGIVIVVFPVYLTFVASTLTAEEVLDAPMTLIPGSHLIENYRTVLFQGVGEAASPVSTMMKNSLIMALGIALGKIAISIISAFAIVYFKFPLRKTFFWLIFITLMLPVEVRILPTYKVVSDLGLLDSYFGLTIPIIASATATFLFRQFFLTIPDELAEAARIDGAGPLRFFWDVVLPLSRTSIAALFVIQFIYGWNQYLWPLLITTQKSMTPVVVGVTQMISRSGDAATDWNLVMATVMLAMIPPAVVVVLMQKWFVKGLVETEK, via the coding sequence ATGGTAGAACGACGTCCCTTCCTTGATTTCCTGACCCACGCGGTGCTGATCCTCGGCATCGTCATCGTGGTGTTTCCCGTGTACCTGACCTTCGTCGCGTCGACGCTGACCGCCGAAGAAGTGCTGGACGCGCCGATGACGCTGATCCCCGGCAGCCACCTGATCGAGAACTATCGCACCGTGCTGTTCCAGGGCGTGGGCGAGGCCGCATCGCCGGTCTCGACCATGATGAAGAACAGCCTGATCATGGCGCTCGGCATCGCGCTGGGCAAGATCGCGATCTCGATCATCTCGGCCTTTGCCATCGTCTATTTCAAGTTCCCGCTGCGCAAGACTTTCTTCTGGCTGATCTTCATCACGCTGATGCTCCCGGTCGAGGTGCGGATCCTGCCGACCTACAAGGTGGTGTCGGATCTCGGGCTGCTCGACAGCTATTTCGGGCTGACCATTCCGATCATTGCGTCGGCAACGGCGACCTTCCTGTTCCGGCAGTTCTTCCTGACCATTCCCGATGAGCTGGCCGAGGCCGCGCGCATCGACGGCGCCGGGCCGCTGCGCTTTTTCTGGGACGTGGTGCTGCCGCTGTCGCGCACCAGCATCGCCGCGCTGTTCGTGATCCAGTTTATCTACGGCTGGAACCAGTACCTGTGGCCGCTGCTGATCACCACGCAGAAGTCGATGACGCCGGTGGTGGTGGGCGTGACCCAGATGATCTCGCGCTCGGGCGATGCCGCCACCGACTGGAACCTGGTGATGGCCACGGTGATGCTGGCGATGATCCCGCCGGCGGTGGTGGTGGTGCTGATGCAGAAGTGGTTCGTCAAGGGCCTGGTCGAAACCGAAAAATAA
- the ugpA gene encoding sn-glycerol-3-phosphate ABC transporter permease UgpA, translating to MEKRVVFRSPWLPYLLVLPQIAITLIFFFLPAGQALYQSMLQQDAFGINLDFVGLDNFRMLWNDPLYVESFQTTAVFAIGVTVVGLTTALALAYFADRVIRGAVGYKTLLIWPYAVAPAVAGVLWMFMFNPTLGVVSYALRKMGVEWNFLLNGNQALLLVVLAAAWKQISYNFLFFLAGLQSIPRSLIEAAAIDGAGPWRRFWSIIFPLLSPTTFFLMVINVVYAFFDTFAIIDAVTHGGPFNSTNTLVYKVFHDGFRGMDIGGSAAQSVVLMVIVIALTVVQFRYVERKVQY from the coding sequence ATGGAAAAACGCGTCGTTTTCCGCTCGCCGTGGCTGCCGTATCTGCTAGTTTTGCCGCAGATCGCGATCACGCTGATCTTTTTCTTCCTGCCCGCGGGGCAGGCGTTGTACCAGTCGATGCTGCAGCAGGATGCCTTCGGCATCAACCTGGATTTTGTCGGCCTCGATAACTTCCGCATGCTGTGGAATGACCCGCTGTATGTGGAGTCGTTCCAGACCACGGCGGTCTTTGCCATCGGCGTCACCGTGGTGGGCCTGACCACCGCGCTGGCGCTGGCGTATTTTGCGGATCGCGTGATCCGTGGCGCGGTGGGCTACAAGACCCTGCTGATCTGGCCGTATGCGGTGGCGCCGGCGGTGGCGGGGGTGCTGTGGATGTTCATGTTCAACCCGACGCTGGGCGTGGTCTCGTACGCGCTGCGCAAGATGGGCGTGGAATGGAACTTCCTGCTCAACGGCAACCAGGCGCTGCTGCTGGTGGTGCTGGCCGCGGCCTGGAAGCAGATCAGCTACAACTTCCTGTTTTTCCTGGCCGGGCTGCAGAGCATCCCGCGCTCGCTGATCGAGGCCGCCGCCATCGACGGCGCCGGTCCATGGCGGCGTTTCTGGTCGATCATCTTCCCGCTGCTGTCGCCTACCACTTTCTTCCTGATGGTGATCAACGTCGTCTACGCGTTCTTCGACACCTTCGCCATCATCGACGCGGTCACGCACGGCGGCCCCTTCAATTCGACCAACACGCTGGTCTACAAGGTCTTCCATGACGGCTTCCGCGGCATGGATATCGGTGGCTCGGCCGCGCAATCGGTGGTGCTGATGGTGATCGTGATCGCGCTGACCGTGGTGCAGTTCCGCTACGTCGAACGCAAGGTCCAGTACTGA
- the ugpQ gene encoding glycerophosphodiester phosphodiesterase has protein sequence MSTAPDSAWGYPSHIAHRGAGKLAPENTLAAFRHGAGFGYRMFEFDVKLSADGKPVLMHDATLDRTTSGQGRVDALTLGELALLDAGSWHSPAFAGEPVPTLAAIARYTRANGFHVNIEIKPVPGTEARTGAAVALDAQSLWAGAGVPPLLSSFSEEALAAAARVAPGLPRALLLDKLPADWLERVRQLGCVALDANHCELDAGVIASAHAAGLRVLAYTVNDPARAAQLLAWGLDGVITDAVDQIAP, from the coding sequence ATGAGCACGGCACCTGACAGCGCCTGGGGCTACCCCAGCCATATCGCGCACCGCGGCGCCGGCAAGCTGGCGCCGGAGAACACGCTGGCCGCGTTCCGCCACGGCGCCGGCTTTGGCTACCGCATGTTCGAGTTCGACGTGAAGCTGTCAGCTGACGGCAAGCCGGTGCTGATGCACGACGCCACCCTGGACCGCACCACCAGCGGCCAGGGCAGGGTGGATGCCCTGACGCTGGGCGAGCTGGCGCTGCTCGACGCCGGCAGCTGGCACAGCCCGGCCTTTGCCGGCGAGCCGGTGCCGACGCTGGCGGCGATCGCGCGCTACACCCGGGCCAACGGCTTCCACGTCAATATCGAGATCAAGCCCGTGCCCGGCACCGAGGCGCGCACCGGCGCCGCGGTGGCCCTCGACGCCCAGTCCCTGTGGGCCGGCGCCGGGGTGCCGCCGCTGCTGTCCTCGTTTTCAGAAGAGGCGCTGGCCGCCGCCGCGCGCGTCGCCCCTGGCCTGCCGCGCGCGCTGCTGCTCGACAAGCTGCCCGCGGACTGGCTGGAAAGGGTGCGCCAGCTCGGTTGCGTCGCGCTCGATGCCAACCATTGCGAGCTGGATGCCGGCGTGATTGCCAGCGCACATGCGGCTGGCCTGCGCGTGCTGGCCTACACCGTCAACGATCCGGCGCGGGCGGCGCAGTTGCTGGCCTGGGGCCTGGACGGGGTGATTACGGACGCGGTCGACCAGATTGCTCCGTGA
- the ugpB gene encoding sn-glycerol-3-phosphate ABC transporter substrate-binding protein UgpB, with translation MSVSRTVLKLAALAALTGAGSAHAAVEIQWWHAMQGALNDKVNEIANKFNASQSEYKVVPVNKGNYDETLAAGIAAFRAGGAPAILQVFEVGTATMMSAKGAIKPVSTVMKDAGEKFDQKAYIPAVAGYYTSSKGEMLSFPFNSSTTVFYYNKDAFKKAGLDPEKPPKTWPEVMQYSAKLKASGTNCAYTTDWQGWVHLESFSAWHNTLYATKNNGFGGTDTRLVFNSPLHVKHIANLQDMVKKGYFSYGGRKAESQAKFYNGECAMFTGSSATLANVRKNAKFAFAVAQLPYYPDVQGAPQNTIIGGASLWVMGGKKPEEYKGVARFFSFLSRPEIQSDWHQATGYLPVTMAAYEMTRKSGFYDKNPGADVSVQQMVVKTTDKSRGVRLGNMVQIRTVVDEELEAVWAGKKEPKAALDSAVARGNDLLERFQKTARE, from the coding sequence ATGTCCGTATCCCGTACCGTGCTCAAACTCGCCGCGCTGGCTGCCCTGACCGGGGCCGGCAGCGCGCACGCCGCCGTTGAAATCCAATGGTGGCACGCCATGCAGGGCGCGCTGAACGACAAGGTGAACGAAATCGCCAACAAGTTCAACGCCAGCCAGTCCGAATACAAGGTGGTGCCGGTCAACAAGGGCAATTACGACGAGACCCTGGCGGCGGGCATCGCCGCCTTCCGTGCCGGCGGCGCGCCGGCGATCCTGCAGGTATTCGAGGTCGGCACCGCCACCATGATGAGCGCCAAGGGCGCGATCAAGCCGGTGTCGACCGTGATGAAGGACGCCGGCGAGAAGTTCGACCAGAAGGCCTACATCCCGGCGGTGGCCGGCTACTACACCTCGTCCAAGGGCGAGATGCTGTCGTTCCCGTTCAACAGCTCGACCACGGTGTTCTACTACAACAAGGACGCCTTCAAGAAGGCGGGCCTGGATCCGGAAAAGCCGCCCAAGACCTGGCCGGAGGTGATGCAGTACTCGGCCAAGCTGAAGGCCTCGGGCACCAACTGCGCCTATACCACCGACTGGCAGGGCTGGGTCCACCTGGAAAGCTTCTCGGCCTGGCACAACACGCTGTACGCCACCAAGAACAACGGCTTCGGCGGCACCGATACGCGCCTGGTCTTCAACAGCCCGCTGCACGTCAAGCACATCGCCAACCTGCAGGACATGGTGAAGAAGGGCTACTTCAGCTATGGCGGGCGCAAGGCCGAATCCCAGGCCAAGTTCTACAACGGCGAGTGCGCCATGTTCACCGGCTCGTCGGCGACGCTGGCCAATGTCCGCAAGAACGCCAAGTTCGCGTTCGCGGTGGCGCAACTGCCGTATTACCCGGACGTGCAGGGTGCCCCGCAGAACACCATCATCGGCGGCGCCTCGCTGTGGGTGATGGGCGGCAAGAAGCCGGAAGAGTACAAGGGCGTGGCCAGGTTCTTCAGTTTCCTGTCGCGCCCGGAGATCCAGTCTGACTGGCACCAGGCCACCGGCTACCTGCCGGTGACGATGGCCGCTTACGAGATGACCAGGAAGTCGGGCTTCTACGACAAGAACCCGGGTGCCGACGTCTCGGTGCAGCAGATGGTGGTGAAGACCACCGACAAGTCGCGCGGCGTGCGCCTGGGCAACATGGTGCAGATCCGCACCGTGGTGGACGAGGAACTGGAAGCCGTCTGGGCCGGCAAGAAGGAGCCCAAGGCAGCGCTGGACTCGGCCGTGGCCCGTGGCAACGATCTGCTGGAGCGCTTCCAGAAGACCGCGCGCGAATAA
- a CDS encoding HAD-IIB family hydrolase, with translation MQSLNKLSNTALRPVRGVLTDIDGTLTTDGRLPASTYLALDGLRRAGLHVIPVTGRCIAWAEILTRLWPVDAIIGENGAFYSHLHHGRLQTRFLDDAATRARNLERIHALGERILHEVPGCALASDQAWHAADLAIDHAEDVVPLPEEAVARIAALMREAGMTATVSSIHVNGWFGQHDKLSMSKLCVAELLGEDLDARRDQWLFIGDSANDASMFAHFPLSVGVANVREILPQLPVPPAYITAAAGGEGFAEMAQRLIAARG, from the coding sequence ATGCAATCCCTGAACAAGCTCTCTAATACGGCGCTGCGTCCCGTGCGCGGCGTGCTGACCGACATCGACGGCACCCTGACCACCGACGGGCGGTTGCCGGCCTCGACCTACCTGGCTCTGGATGGCCTGCGCAGGGCCGGCCTGCATGTGATCCCGGTGACCGGACGCTGCATCGCCTGGGCCGAGATCCTGACGCGGCTGTGGCCGGTCGATGCCATCATCGGCGAAAACGGCGCGTTCTACTCGCACCTGCACCACGGCCGGCTGCAGACCCGCTTCCTCGACGACGCCGCCACGCGCGCGCGCAACCTCGAGCGCATCCACGCACTGGGCGAGCGCATTCTGCACGAGGTGCCCGGCTGCGCGCTGGCCTCGGACCAGGCCTGGCATGCCGCCGACCTGGCCATCGACCATGCCGAAGACGTGGTGCCGCTGCCCGAGGAGGCCGTCGCGCGTATTGCCGCACTGATGCGCGAGGCCGGCATGACCGCCACCGTCAGTTCGATTCATGTCAACGGCTGGTTCGGCCAGCATGACAAGCTGTCGATGAGCAAGCTGTGCGTGGCCGAGCTGCTGGGCGAGGACCTGGATGCGCGGCGCGACCAGTGGCTGTTTATCGGGGATTCGGCCAACGATGCCAGCATGTTTGCGCATTTCCCGCTGTCTGTCGGCGTGGCCAATGTGCGGGAGATCCTGCCGCAGTTGCCCGTGCCGCCGGCTTACATCACGGCTGCCGCTGGCGGCGAGGGTTTTGCGGAGATGGCGCAACGGCTGATTGCAGCGCGCGGCTGA
- a CDS encoding sn-glycerol-3-phosphate import ATP-binding protein UgpC, whose product MAKLSLRNVQKTYAGGTQVVHGIDMEIADGEFIVIVGPSGCGKSTLLRMVAGLETITGGEIHIGDKVVNQLEPAERDIAMVFQNYALYPHMSVYDNMAYGLKIRGMGKAEIAQRVNHAAGILELAPLLERKPRQLSGGQRQRVAMGRAIVREPAVFLFDEPLSNLDAKLRVQMRLELKELHRRLGTTSLYVTHDQVEAMTLADRMMVLNAGRVEQIGTPLEVYARPASTFVAGFIGSPPMNLIPVARNGGGASEAGGAQMRVVAKEGEAASATLGHLPMGLHLPERALLGLRPEHIEPCAAHEAIAEVDVRVVEALGADSFAYGSLGGQAVVVRLDSHARVRAGDRLPVTSSAEHLHFFSPDTGKRIEA is encoded by the coding sequence ATGGCAAAACTGTCGCTTCGCAACGTTCAGAAAACCTACGCCGGCGGTACCCAGGTGGTGCACGGCATCGACATGGAGATCGCTGACGGCGAATTCATCGTCATCGTCGGCCCGTCGGGCTGCGGCAAGTCGACGCTGCTGCGCATGGTGGCGGGACTGGAGACCATCACCGGCGGCGAGATTCATATCGGCGACAAGGTCGTCAACCAGCTGGAACCGGCCGAGCGCGACATCGCCATGGTGTTCCAGAACTACGCGCTCTATCCGCACATGAGCGTGTACGACAACATGGCCTACGGCCTCAAGATCCGCGGCATGGGCAAGGCCGAGATCGCGCAGCGCGTGAACCACGCGGCCGGCATTCTCGAGCTCGCGCCGCTGCTCGAGCGCAAGCCGCGCCAGCTCTCCGGCGGGCAGCGCCAGCGCGTTGCCATGGGTCGTGCCATCGTGCGCGAGCCGGCGGTGTTCCTGTTCGACGAGCCGCTGTCCAACCTCGACGCCAAGTTGCGTGTGCAGATGCGGCTCGAGCTCAAGGAACTGCACCGGCGCCTGGGCACCACCAGCCTCTACGTGACGCATGACCAGGTCGAGGCCATGACGCTGGCCGACCGCATGATGGTGCTCAATGCCGGGCGGGTCGAGCAGATCGGTACACCGCTGGAAGTCTATGCGCGTCCGGCCAGCACGTTCGTGGCCGGCTTTATCGGCTCGCCGCCGATGAACCTGATCCCGGTGGCGCGCAACGGCGGCGGCGCGAGCGAAGCGGGCGGCGCGCAGATGCGCGTGGTGGCGAAGGAGGGCGAGGCCGCCAGCGCCACGCTGGGTCACCTGCCGATGGGGCTGCACCTGCCCGAACGCGCGCTGCTGGGGCTGCGGCCCGAGCATATCGAGCCATGCGCCGCGCACGAGGCGATCGCCGAAGTCGATGTGCGCGTGGTCGAGGCGCTGGGCGCGGATTCTTTCGCCTACGGCTCGCTCGGCGGTCAGGCCGTGGTAGTGCGGCTGGACAGCCATGCGCGGGTGCGCGCCGGCGACCGCCTGCCGGTGACGTCATCGGCCGAGCACCTGCATTTCTTCTCGCCGGATACCGGCAAGCGCATCGAGGCCTGA